The Oreochromis niloticus isolate F11D_XX linkage group LG15, O_niloticus_UMD_NMBU, whole genome shotgun sequence genome includes a region encoding these proteins:
- the LOC102081456 gene encoding uncharacterized protein LOC102081456, with amino-acid sequence MFLLQENIPLPEVAAQQEDDAEYIQTPADCLFKFQQRYSVHCEPESLIIQPEQTQFRSKFGPNYHPTFQVFLNTNPQIVTLIVKDQEGTETWKSSVYLPAPRTETLLRNFPAEAQVPADERLFTIRSRFIDSVSESILNKLLDKLLQQRVINDQEMESFRSKQSRADKARDMIDTVRRKGSEASSLLIAAICEEDQCLSTELNLM; translated from the exons ATGTTTCTGCTGCAGGAAAATATTCCTTTGCCAGAG GTGGCTGCCCAACAAGAAGATGATGCTGAATACATCCAAACCCCTGCTGACTGTCTTTTCAAGTTCCAGCAAAGGTACAGTGTCCACTGTGAACCTGAGAGCCTGATAATACAGCCAGAG caaacacAATTTCGCTCAAAGTTTGGCCCAAATTACCATCCAACATTTCAAGTTTTCCTAAATACAAATCCACAGATTGTGACTCTGATAGTCAAAGACCAAGAGGGAACAGAAACCTGGAAATCATCTGTTTACCTGCCAG CACCAAGAACAGAAACCTTGTTGAGGAATTTCCCAGCTGAGGCCCAAGTCCCAGCAGATGAGAGGCTTTTCACAATTCGCTCACGGTTTATTGACAGTGTTTCTGAGTCTATTTTAAACAAACTTCTGGATAAACTCCTCCAGCAGCGTGTTATCAATGATCAGGAGATGGAATCATTCAGGTCaaagcagagcagagcagaTAAAGCACGAGACATGATTGACACGGTGCGACGAAAAGGAAGTGAAGCCAGCTCACTTCTGATCGCTGCTATCTGTGAGGAGGATCAATGCCTTTCCACAGAGCTGAACTTAATGTGA